In Ovis aries strain OAR_USU_Benz2616 breed Rambouillet chromosome 13, ARS-UI_Ramb_v3.0, whole genome shotgun sequence, the following are encoded in one genomic region:
- the LOC101104847 gene encoding LOW QUALITY PROTEIN: large ribosomal subunit protein mL40 (The sequence of the model RefSeq protein was modified relative to this genomic sequence to represent the inferred CDS: inserted 1 base in 1 codon; substituted 1 base at 1 genomic stop codon), whose product MAAAALGAAWRALRPASGPLGARPTRPGDARRRGSLLSFWGFVPMRAEPLRKKKKVDPEKDHAAKERLKKRIRRLEKATPELIPAEEFITPVKFLNQARQRPLVQLPFEESERRALLLKKWSLYKQREHELERAAVASLLKAQREAVHELELTAPELHAEXIKRDPGLFPXERQGPDYTPPIANYQPPEGRYQDITKVYTQVEFKR is encoded by the exons ATGGCGGCCGCGGCGCTGGGGGCGGCCTGGCGCGCGCTGCGCCCCGCGAGCGGGCCCCTGGGGGCGCGGCCGACGCGGCCGGGGGACGCGCGGCGGCGGGGCTCCCTGCTGTCTTTCTGGGGATTTGTGCCCATGAGAGCGGAGCCTCTGCGGAAGAAGAAGAAGGTGGACCCCGAGAAAGACCACGCGGCGAAGGAGCGCTTGAAAAAGAGGATCCGGCGACTGGAGAAGGCGACCCCGGAGCTGATTCCCGCTGAGGAATTTATCACCCCCGTCAAGTTCTTGAATCAAGCGAGGCAGCGGCCGCTGGTGCAGCTCCCCTTTGAGGAGAGCGAGCGGAGAGCCCTGCTTCTGAAGAAGTGGTCGCTGTACAAGCAGCGCGAGCACGAGCTGGAGAGGGCCGCCGTCGCATCCCTGCTCAAGGCCCAGCGGGAAGCTGTGCATGAGCTGGAGCTCACGGCCCCGGAGCTCCATGCCG CCATCAAGCGAGACCCCGGCCTGTTTCCTTAAGAGAGACAAGGGCCAGACTACACGCCGCCCATCGCCAACTACCAGCCCCCAGAAGGCAGGTACCAAGACATCACCAAGGTGTATACACAGGTGGAGTTCAAGAGGTAG